The genomic stretch GCGCGACGATCATGCCGAGCGTCCTGTAGGAACCGGAGGAACAGACAGCACCGATATCCTTATTGGAATGGGTCGTCGTCGCCAGTGCTCCGAGGTCCTGCTTGGTGAAATCCGCCTCGGCCGCGAGCGTGATGCAGGCGGCGCGCGACATGATCAGGTGCGTCTCGATATCGAGATTGCGCAGCACTTCAAGGATGCGCTTACCGTAGATGACCCCGGAAGCCCCCGAAATGCCGACGATCATGCGTCTTGGCTGGGTCATGGCCTAGCCAACGCTTTTCAGAATGGAGGCGGCGCGACCCATGGCCTCGTCGCTGATGCGTGCACGCACGCCATGCAAATTCGGCCCGCGGGTGGCATCGAGACCCATGCGCGAGGTGGTGCCGATGCCGCTTGCCGAGGGATCGAGCGCGTTGCCCGGCAGCCCCTCGATGATCACTACATCCTTGTGCGGTTGGAAATGGGTGGCGAGAGCCCACAGCACTTCACTGTCCTTGGTGATATCCACATCCGCGTCCACCACCACGACATTCTTCAGGTACTGGTCCCAGCCGAGCAGGCCGAGCATCACCTGTCGCGCCTCACCCTCGCGGGTCTGGTTCATGGCGATATAGGCGTGGAAATGGGTGCCGGACGACGGATAGTGGACGGCCGTGATCGACGGGAAGCGGGCCTTCAGCTTCTCCACCACCTCGGCTTCGCGCGGCACGCGGCCAAGGTTGAGGTGTTCGGCCGAATTGCCGCCGGCGACGGACACCAGCATCGCATCGCGCCGGCGCAGGATGGTCTCGACGGTGAAGAGATTGTTGGTCGAGCGATCGGAGGAATAGCCGGTGAACTCGCCGAATGGCCCCTCCTCCACATGGGCGGCGGGGTCGATGACGCCTTCCAGCACAATCTCGGCATGGGCGGGAACACGGATACCGTATTTCGGCGTGCGAACCACCTGCAAGGACTCGCCCATCAGGCCGCCGGCCACATCGCGCTCGTCCTCGCCGAAGCCAAGGCGGGCGGAAGCCGCTATCATGAACAGGGGATGGCCGCCGATCACCATGGCGACGGGCATCGGCTGGCCCTTCTCCTTGGCCATGTTCATCAACCGCCAGAGATGGCCACGCGAATGCAGCGAGGTCGCCAGACAATTCTTCGAATGGATCATCGCGCGGTGATAGCTCAGATTGCCGGCCCCGGTTTCCGGGTGCTCGCCGATGATAATGCCCGACGTGATGTATTTCGCGCGGTCGGTGTCGAAGTGCTTGAGCATCGGCAGCGCGTGCAAATCTACGTCGTCGCCGGAAATGGTCTCTTCCATGACCGGGCCGCTTTCCAGCCGTTCCGGCGTGAACGGCTTGTTGGAGCGCGCCTGATAGGCCTCATGCAGCCTGTCCGCCGTCGAGCCCAGCAGGCGGGCGATGCGGTCGCGCGAGGCGAAGATGTTGCAGACGACTTCCGCGCCGATGCCATCGACGTTCTTCAGGTGCAGCATCGGGTGCTGGCCCTTTTCCGCTAGGGTCCAGATCAGCGCAGTGGCATCCTGATCATCCGAGACCGGCCGGTCGATGGTGATGACGTCCTCGGGATGCTCGGCCCGGTAATCGGCCAGAAAACGGCGGACGTCTTGCTTGTGGTACTGGCTCATCTCTCGGGCCTCGGTGTTCGGGGTTGGCGGGGCACATGCCCGCCCGACATGTAGAAGCCCGCCGCCTTTCGACGGCGGGCGACATTCATCAAGCCGGCTGCAGCAGATGCTTGCCGGTGGCGCGGTCGACGCCGGCGTAAGAGTCCGTCAGGCGCGCCTGGGCGTCCTGCAGATTGCGCGGCGGCGGCGACGGGTCGATGCCGACGAGCTTGGCGATGTTGTTGCCGAGATAACCTTCCAGATCGTCCTCGGAGAGGTTGATGCCGTGCGGCGGGTCCTTGCAGAGCACTTCCAGCTCGCGCAGCCACATGCCCGGATCGTTCGGCGGGCTGTCGGTGCCGAAAACGATCTTGTTCTTCGGCAGCTGCTGGGCGAACTCGACGATGCGTGACTGGAAGCACCAGCCGGATTCGCAGTAGACGTTCGGCGTGTCCATCGCCATCCAGAAGGATTCGAACGAGTAGTTGCCGCCCGTCTGGATGCCGAAGTGACCGATGATGAAGTTGACCATCGGGAATTCGCGGATGATCGGGTAGAACATTGTCGGGATTGTGTACGGGCCGTCGCCGGTGTGGATAAGCACGACGACGCCGAGTTCGGCGCACTTCTTCATGGCCGGACGCAGCCATTCCAGCGCGCGGTCCGGGCGGTAGCCGTGCATGTTGGCGTGCAGCTTCAGCATCTTGAAGCCGTATTCCTTGACGTGGAATTCCAGCTCCGCAGCGCCGTTTTCAGGCCCCCAGCGCGGGTTGTAGTTGAAGTTGCCGATGAAGCGGTCCGGATACTTCTGGCACAGCTCGGCGATATAGGCCATGTAGTCGCGAATGCCGTCGCGGCCCTTGCGGTTGCCGTCACGGTAGCCGGTGTTGCCCGGCGGCGGCTGAATGAAGCCCATGTCGATGCGGCGCGGCTTGCCGTTGATCATGTAGGGGCCGTCCATCAGCTTGAGCATGCGCTCGCCGGTAAACGGTGTGCCCGTATGGCGCCACGCCTCGTCGACGAGGTTGGTCGGGTGAAGATGGGTATCGATGATCATTGTTCACTCCGTTCTATTTACGCGGCGAGCGAGACGCCGTGCTGGCG from Sinorhizobium arboris LMG 14919 encodes the following:
- a CDS encoding UbiD family decarboxylase, translating into MSQYHKQDVRRFLADYRAEHPEDVITIDRPVSDDQDATALIWTLAEKGQHPMLHLKNVDGIGAEVVCNIFASRDRIARLLGSTADRLHEAYQARSNKPFTPERLESGPVMEETISGDDVDLHALPMLKHFDTDRAKYITSGIIIGEHPETGAGNLSYHRAMIHSKNCLATSLHSRGHLWRLMNMAKEKGQPMPVAMVIGGHPLFMIAASARLGFGEDERDVAGGLMGESLQVVRTPKYGIRVPAHAEIVLEGVIDPAAHVEEGPFGEFTGYSSDRSTNNLFTVETILRRRDAMLVSVAGGNSAEHLNLGRVPREAEVVEKLKARFPSITAVHYPSSGTHFHAYIAMNQTREGEARQVMLGLLGWDQYLKNVVVVDADVDITKDSEVLWALATHFQPHKDVVIIEGLPGNALDPSASGIGTTSRMGLDATRGPNLHGVRARISDEAMGRAASILKSVG
- a CDS encoding amidohydrolase family protein, coding for MIIDTHLHPTNLVDEAWRHTGTPFTGERMLKLMDGPYMINGKPRRIDMGFIQPPPGNTGYRDGNRKGRDGIRDYMAYIAELCQKYPDRFIGNFNYNPRWGPENGAAELEFHVKEYGFKMLKLHANMHGYRPDRALEWLRPAMKKCAELGVVVLIHTGDGPYTIPTMFYPIIREFPMVNFIIGHFGIQTGGNYSFESFWMAMDTPNVYCESGWCFQSRIVEFAQQLPKNKIVFGTDSPPNDPGMWLRELEVLCKDPPHGINLSEDDLEGYLGNNIAKLVGIDPSPPPRNLQDAQARLTDSYAGVDRATGKHLLQPA